The nucleotide sequence CCCTATCGAGTCGACCTTCTCCACCGTCCGGCTGCGGACCAAGGTCACCCGCGGCGCCGGCTCCCGCACCGCCGCCCTGGCCATGCTCTTCAAGCTCGTCGAGTCCGCCCAGCAGCGATGGCGGGCCGTGAACGCGCCCCACCTCGGCGCCCTCGTCCGTGCCGGAGCCCGCTTCGAACGCGGCCGGCTCGTCGAACGCCCCGAGGCGATCGCGGCGTGAACACCCTCGTGACGCGCGCCATCAGCACCTGGCGGCTGGACCTGCTGCCGCTGCACGTCGAGCACGCCGAGGAGATGGCCGCCGTACTGTCCGACCCGGCCTTGCGCACCTTTATCGGCGGCACTCCGGAGACCCCGCAAGCCCTGCGCTCGCGCTACCAGCGCATGACCGCAGGCTCTCCCGATCCGGCCCTCTCCTGGCTGAACTGGGTGATCCGGCTCCGTGGTGAGTTCTGCCTAACAGGCACCGTCCAGGCGACAGTCAGCCCCTCCGGTCACGGCCCTATCGCCGAGATCGCCTGGGTGGTGGGAACCCCGTGGCAGGGAAGAGGCATCGCCAGCGAAGCAGCCCGAGGGCTCGTCGACTGGCTCAGCCAGCAGCCGGTGCACACCGTCATCGCCCACATCCACCCCGAACATCAGGCATCCGTCGCCGTCGCCACCGCCGCCGGGCTCACACCCACCGACGAATGGCACGACGGCGAGATCCGATGGCACCGGAGCATCAGACGATAACTTCGCCGATCCGCAGATCTTGACTATTACTCCTTGGTGTCGTGCGTGTCCTGCTGGGCAGGGGTTGGTGGCAGGCGGTGCAGATGCCGGTCCAGCACCTCAAGATGTCTTGGAGGGCGTCGAGGATCTGGTAGAGAGTGAGCCCGGCCCGGGACTTTTGGGGCCGGCCGTTGTTCGGTGAGGAAGGCGTGGGCGGCGGTCACGAGGGTGACGTGGCGGTGCCAGCCGGGCCAGGACCGGCCTTCGAAGTGGTCCAGGCCCAGGCCGTGCTTGAACCGCCCCGGGTTCGGTAGAGATCTCAGATTGTGGTGATGACCTGGGGTTTCGTGAGTTCGGTGTAGTAGTTGGCTTCGTATTCGACGGGCGGGATGTGGCCTATCTCGCCGTGGAGTCTGCGGTGGTTGTACCAGTCGGCCCACTCGGCGGTGGCCAGCTCGACCTGGGAGAGCGTCTTCCAGGGCCGCCGGGGCTTGATCAACTCGGTTTTGAACAGGCCGATCGTGGACTCCATCAGGGCGTTGTCGTACGCGTCACCGACGGATCCGATGCTCGCCGCGATGCCGGCGGCATCCAGGTGCTCGGCGAGTTTGAACGATGTGTATTGCGACCCGGCGTCCGAGTGATGGATCAAGTCTCCTGGCCGCACGGGCTGTTGGTCGCGGTCGCGTTGCCAGATGGCCATCTCCAGGGCGTCCAGGACGAAGACGGTCTCCTTCACGGTGGCCGCGGACCAGCCGACGATCCGGCGGGAGAAGGTGTCCACGACGAACGCGACGTAGACGGTCGCGGACCAGGTCTTCACGTGGGTGAAGTCCGCCACCCAGCACCGGTTCGGAGCGATGGCCACGAAGTCGCGGTCGACCAGATCGGGGGCCCGCTGGACCTGTCCGCCGGGGATCGTGGTGATGACGCTTCTGCCGCGCACCGCGCCCTGGATGCCGAGCTCGCGCATCAGGCGCTCGACGGTGCAGCGGGCCACCGCATGTCCCTGCCGGTTCAGCTCGCGCCAGATCTTCCGGGCTCCGTAGACACGGTAGTTGGACGCGTAGACGTACTGGATCCTCTCCTTGAGCTCCGTGTCACGCATGCGGCGGGCGGAGGGCGTCTGGAGGCGTTTCTTGTGGGCGTAGTACGTGGAAGGGGCGATCTTGCAGTCGTGCCCGGTGAGCGTCCTGCAGATCGGCTCGACGCCGCCGAAGCGGTCCCGGTGCTCGTCGATGAACGTTACGAGCGCGTTTGTGGCCGGTCGAGCTCGGCCGCGAAGAAACTCGCCGCGGCCTTCAGGATCTCGTTCGCCCGCTTCAGCTCGGCGTTCTCCTTCTTCAACGCCTTGAGCTGGGCGGACTCCTCCGTCGTCGTCCCCGGACGCTGCCCCGCGTCGATCTCCTGCTGCTTCACCCAGTTCCGCAGTGTCTCGCGGGAACCGATGCCGAGCTTGTCGGCGACCGCCTGCAGGGCGGTCGTCTCGTTCGGGTAATCGTCGCGCACCTCGGCGACCATGCGCACCGCACGACGGCGGAGCTCAAGCGGGTAACGGGAGGGTCGTGCCATGACTCAATCCTTACATGGAATCGAGCCTCCACCTGACCCGGGGCGGTTCAGGTGACGGTGCGGCTGCTGACGCTCTTGGCCCGCGGGCACAAGGTGGCGAAGGCCGACCTTGTCAGTTTCGTTGTCTGTAGATGAACGCAGCGCTCGGCTGGGAAGTCCAAGAACGCCAGTAGCCCGGCTTCGTCGTCCGTGATCCGTTTGATGATCGTGGAGTGCTGCGCCTGGTAGGTCAGCTCGCACACGGACGGTGTTCAGGCGTGGGGCCTTCACCTTGACCGTCCCAGCTGTAGTGCTGATCTTCCTCGGGCAGTGAGCGTTTTCCAACCTCACGCTGAAGCGTTGTGGAGGACGAGGACGGCCTTCACGACGTCGGTGATTCGGTTGGTGCTGCAGCGGAGCTTCCGCACCAACCGAATCACCGATGTGGTGAACGCCGTCCTCGTCCTCCACCACGCACCAGCGTGAGGTTGGAAAAGGCTCAGTGATAGTGATTGCGCACAACAAGAGGGCGACCGTTATCACCGAGTTGGTCGACCAACTCGGCCTTGTAGGCGTTGACTTCCATATCCAGGACGGGAGCGAGCATCCCCCCGGGCAGCTTCCAGGACACTCCCGCCGACCATGGATCCGTTTGGCGTAGGACCATCAGAGTTGACTACCGTGAGCGCAGGCGTTCCTTCCCAACCGACGCTGCAAAGCCGGCCTAGTCGATGGCCTTCAATCTGGTCAGGTTGGTGCATTGGCCAGAATGCAGAGTACGAAGGCTGTACCTGTACTCGCGGCCGTGGCCGCGAGTAGCAGAGTACGGGAGACGAAGCCAACGGTGAGAGCCCGGCCTGCTGGCGTTGGGGTTTCAGGGTCGCAGCTGAGCTCGGCCTTCCTGCTGTATGCCCGGGCCTCCGTTGCCTGCGGGTTGGGCACCTGCAGTTCCACGGCTGGCCCGAAGCCGTTCCCTGGATGTCCCGGGACGCCGCTTATCTTAATCTGCACTGTTGCGCTCGCTGTCAGGCTCGCGCCTCTAAGGGACCGCAGCGATAGGGGCCATCTCGTTCGGCCCCGGACGACCTGCGGACGTGCTGTGTTGAAACGGGCCTTGGTGTCGTGTCTTTTGCCAGCATGGTTCCCGGTGAGCTGGTTGCTGCTCCATTCGGCATAGAGCGGACGATACGCAGGACGCTTCTATCCAGAGCTGGCGCGTATTACGACTAAGCGTGGCAAGGAGATTGACGCTGCGTCATGATCGAGCTAAGCCAAGGGTGCGTTTTTCAGATAGTTGAAAAACCACCTCTGTTCAGGCGTGAAGTACCCAGTGCGCGGCGCTCCGTTGCTATTGTCGCGGCCTGAACGGAAATGGCGATCAAAGGCCCCCCGTAGCGTGCACCCCCTGTTACTGGGTTGCCGGGTGAGCTTGAGGCCGACCATGTGTTCAGTTCGAGTGGGGTCCGCTCGCTGGGTTCGGGAGCGCTCCGTAATCGAACCTGCCCGACAGGGATTCAAATTGCGACAAAATCGATTCCAAGTACGCCATATATTCCTGACGACGTGGCACCCGTTCCCGTCAGCTATACAAGTACCTGAACCTGTTCGACTCTGCTGAAATTTTTCTGCTGGATAACAAGTTTCATTCACGATTGAAGAGCATGTGTTTTGCCCGCTGTCGCTCGATGAATTCTTCTGCCCGCCATCGGGCCTCACAAGTGCCCGCTCGGCTAGGTGGGGAACATGCGCTGACGAAACTCTGGGCTCTTGACCGCTACCTTCGCAGTTCGAGGATTTTCATGATCGAAACCCATGTATTGGTAGAAGCGCTCCTCGTGGGTGGTCTGGCAACCACAGCTGTGGCGCTGATCCAGGAGAGGCGCACCAAGGGCTATCTGATGCGGGCGCGAGGTTCCACAGAGAGGGAAGCCAGCCGTTTGCGAGATCTTGCAGATCAGAACTGGCACATGTTTGCTGCCGCCGTATCCGAGACTCGTAACCTCGTTGAGCATCGGCTTCCTGCGGTGATTGATACCGAGGCGCGCGGCTTTCCCGGAGTGGTAGTGCCTACCCTAGTCGAGCCCGACCTCAAGGGTACCTCAATCGAGAGCAGCCATTCTGCGATCCAGGACTTGATACGGGAGGCTGTGGAAGCTACCCGAACCTCCATCGGCCGGGCTTCGCGCGCGGGAGTACGGGGGGTGACCGATGAGGCGCAGACTTTTCTGGCACGACTGCAGATGAAGATCGATGAGGAGTTGGACAAATACCCGCAGGCAAGCTCTTACCACCAAAGCCTGACGGACATTGACCACTTTGCAACCCGTGCCCTGCACATGCTGCAGCGCTTGCGGATTCTGGCAGGATCTTGGCCCGGAGTGCAGCGCGCGAACTGCACTTTCCGCGAGATCATCGAGAGCGCCCGTGGCCGTATCGATCCGTATAACCGTGTTTTCTACACGTATCTGCCGCAGACCGCGGAATTGTTCGTGGAGGGGCGGGTGGTCGAGCCGATTACTGTCACACTCGCGGAGCTCCTGAGCAATGCCACGTCCTACTCCAGCGACCGGGTAACGGTCTACGTGCAGGAGGTTCAGGCGGGCTACAGCATCGTGGTCGAAGATACCGGCCTGGGCATGAACGCCTTCCAACGAGCGGCGGCGGAGCGGTTGTTCTCCAATGGCGCTGTGCTGGACACGACAAATCTGGGTGACGAACATCAGCTGGGGTTCGCTGTTGTGGGGCGCCTGGCCAACGACTACGGGTTTCGGGTAGATGTCAGTGCCCCCTCTGCCGGCGGTGGAGTGAAGGCGACGCTTTTCGTGCCGCGCGCCCTGATAGGTGATGCACCTGAGGAGGAGTTCGAGGTGCAAAGCACCTCGAACTCCATAAACGAGTATCTTGATCGGCCGAGCGAAGCTCCTGGCGAAAGTCCTCCTGCCGCCACGGTGTCAGGCTTGCCAAAGCGGCAGCGTCGAAGGCCGGCTGCAGCTTTTGCTGATGGCACACCCCAGGAAGCTGCTGCTCATGCTGACGACCTTTCCACCGTCACATCCGGTTTTGACCAGCTGCGCCGCGCATTTAGCGCGGGTTACGCCAACGACACCGACTCCGAGGAAAACCACCCTCATGACTGAGCACACCAGCGACACCGTGGACATGGCCTGGGCCCTGAACGAGCTTACGAAGGAGAAGGGGGTAATCCACGCGGTGCTGTTCTCCTCCGACGGGATGCTCCTGGCTGCTTCCGACGGGCTCCCCCGTGCGGACGCCGAGCGCACCTCGGCTGCCATCTGCGGGATGCAATCTCTCAACAGGGAGTTGTCAGGCTTCTGTGGCTTGGACGGCGCGAATATGACGTGGCGTCACATTATCAGCGACATGAAGGACCGAACCGTCCTCGTTTTCGCAGCGGGCATGCGAACGGGGGTTGGGGTATCGGTGGACGGTGACTCCATGAGCCAAGAGGTCGCTGTCGCTATCAATGCCACCATGAAGATGATCAGAGGGTTGAGGCCGGTGCTGGAGGCTCGCGAGCGGACCGTCCCGGCTGCAAGGTCATGACATCGTCACCGACACACCGGCGCCGGGGAATTGTGCGGTCCTACACCGCCACAGGCGGCCAGGCCACACCTACGCGCCGCAGCCTAGACGACGCGACGTTGCTCATCGCCGACCCGAAGGTACCGCTGGCCGGCCTGAGCCCACATGCATATCGCGTCATGGACCTGTGCCTGCCGGGTGTGCTGTCGGTGGCAGAGGTCGGATTCCACCTCATGCTTCCGGGGGCGGTCACCAAGGTCATCGTCTCTGGATTGGTCAACAGCAGCCACCTCATTGCCCGGTCTCCCATACCCGCCGCTCAACAGCATGACACTGTGCTGCTGGAGAGGATCCTGGATGCGCTCCACAAGCTCTGATCGATATCTGCCTACGACGGCAAGAGCGGTCAAGATAGTTGTTCTCGGGCCGTTTGCTGTGGGCAAGACCACCTATGTCGGGTCAGTCTCCGAAATCCGGCCCATGCGTACCGAAGAACAGATGACTCGGGCTGGGCAGCTCGTGGACGATCTTGGGGGTCTGGAGAGTAAGCAGACCACGACCGTAGCCATGGATTTCGGTCGGCTCACCCTGACAGACGACATCGTCCTGTACCTCTTTGGCGCTCCAGGTCAGCCGCGTTTCCGCAACATGGTGCGTTCCCTGATGGAGGGCGCCCTGGGCGGCTTGGTCCTCGCTGATACTCGCCGGCTGGACGAGAGCTTCTCCGCGATCGACCTGCTGGAAGAAGCCAGGCTTCCCTACACAGTTGCTGTCAACAGCTTCGACGACGCTCCCCGCTACAGCGACGCGGAGCTGCGGGAGTCCATGGACCTCGACGAGGACACGCCGCTGGTGTGGCTGGACGCCCGACATCTCGACAGCGCCAAGCAGGGGCTGATTGCCCTGGTGGCAGAGATCCTCCGCCGTCCTACCCTGGAGACCGTCCGATGACCGAGAATTCGCCCGCCCAGTGCCCGGTGCTCCACGGAGAGGACTTCGCGGCCCGGCCGCACGAGGCCTATGCCGCGTTGCGGGCTGCCGGTCCGGTCGCTTGGGCTGAGATCGCCGCCAGTGTGCATGCACTGGTAGTGACCAGCCACCGCGCCGCGGTCGACCTGGTGAACGACACGGGGACCTTCACCAGGGACTCACGTACCTGGGCAGCGTTGTCGTCCGGCCATATCCCAACGGACAGTCCGGTCCTCGCACTGATGGCGTGGCGCCCCAGCCTGCTGTACTTGGACGGTCCTGAGCACAAACGACTTCGCCAGGCGATCGACGACTGCCTGGCCCGCATCGCCCCTCACGAGTTGCAGGAAACCACCCGCGCTCACGCCACCGCCCTGATTGCCAAGATCACGCCCGTGGGCAAGGCGGACCTGGTGGCGGATTTTGCAGACATGGTGCCGTTGCTCGTCCTCGCTGATGTCTTCGGATGCCCTCCAGAGGTCTCCAAACGACTGGTCGTCGCCATGCAGAAGCTGATCAGCGCCGGGACAGGGGCTGCTCAAGGAGCGGCGGATCTCGCCACCTGCCTTGCTGAGATGATCCAGCTGCGGAAAGCCACACCGGGTCAGGACTTCGTCTCTTGGCTACTGTCCCACCCCGCCCAGCTCACCGACGAGGAGATCCTCCACCAGCTCGTCCTCGTGGTCGGAGCCGGCTGCATCCCCACCACAGCCTGGATCGCCCACGGCCTGCGTCTGCTGCTCAGCGACGATGATTACGCCGGGGGCCTGAACGGCGGCGCCGTCACAGTGCGCCGCGCCATGGAGAAAGTCCTGTGGACCCACTCCCCCATGGCGAACTTCTCCACCCATTACGCCCGCCGTCACACCCACCTGCACGGCACTCCGATCCCGCCCGGCGTTCCCGTTCTGATCAGTCACGCCGCCGCGAACACCGACCCAGATCTTCCCGACCTGGGATACGACAGCCGTGCTCACTTGGCTTGGTCCGCAGGGCCACATCGCTGCCCCGCCGTCAGTCAGGCCACCGTCGTCGCGCAGACCGCAATCGAGACCGTCCTGGACCGGCTCTGGGACGTAAAGCTCACCGGCCACCATGTGCCCAACCGGCACGGGCCGTTCCACCAGTGCCCTGCCGCAATTCCCGTCACGTTCCGTCCCCAAACGGCCGAGGCACCTTCCGGCAATGGCACCGCTAAAGGAGGAACCACGTGACCATGGCACCGCTTCCCCCCGTGTCCCTCGACAGGAGCGGTCACCTGCTCTACGAACAGACAGACCAGCTGCGCGACGCGGGACCTGCCGTCCGCGTCCAGCTACCAGGCCAGCTCACTGCCTGGTCTGTCACCCGCGGAGAGGTCGCCAAGCAACTGCTCATCCATCCGCAGATTTCCAAGAATCCACGCACCAGCTGGCCCGGCTATCAGCCTGGAGCCATTCCATGGCTGACCTCATTTGTCGACGTCACGAGCATGCTCACCCACGATGGCAGCGACCACAAACGCCTACGCAGCCTGGTCAGCAAGGCATTCACCGCCCACCGCATCAAAGCCCTACGCCCTTCGGTTGAAGCAATCGTCAGCGACCTCCTGGACAACCTGGCAACTTTCAAAGCTGGCGCCGTGGTGGACCTCCGGACATTGTTCGCCTACCAGGTACCCACACGCTTCATGTGCGACCTGTTTGGTGTCCCCGCAAACCAGCGACCACACATGCTCCGTCTAATCGACGCCGTTCTGGACTCCAGCGCCACCGTCGAACAAGCAGCAGCCACCGGACGCGAGTTGTTCCCCGCGATGCGCACCCTGATCGAGACCAGACGCGCCTCCCCCGGGGCAGACATGACCAGCCTGCTCCTCGCCAACCACGAGGAAGGCGGTGATCAGCTCAGCGAAGACGAACTGATCAGCACCCTCATGCTGATGCTCGGTGCCGGCAGCGAAACCACCGTTTCCCTCATCGACCATGGTGTGCACGCCATGCTCACCCACCCCGACCAACTCGCTGCCGTGCTCGCCGATCCCGACCGGTGGGGCGATGTCATCGAGGAAAG is from Streptomyces hygroscopicus and encodes:
- a CDS encoding cytochrome P450 codes for the protein MTENSPAQCPVLHGEDFAARPHEAYAALRAAGPVAWAEIAASVHALVVTSHRAAVDLVNDTGTFTRDSRTWAALSSGHIPTDSPVLALMAWRPSLLYLDGPEHKRLRQAIDDCLARIAPHELQETTRAHATALIAKITPVGKADLVADFADMVPLLVLADVFGCPPEVSKRLVVAMQKLISAGTGAAQGAADLATCLAEMIQLRKATPGQDFVSWLLSHPAQLTDEEILHQLVLVVGAGCIPTTAWIAHGLRLLLSDDDYAGGLNGGAVTVRRAMEKVLWTHSPMANFSTHYARRHTHLHGTPIPPGVPVLISHAAANTDPDLPDLGYDSRAHLAWSAGPHRCPAVSQATVVAQTAIETVLDRLWDVKLTGHHVPNRHGPFHQCPAAIPVTFRPQTAEAPSGNGTAKGGTT
- a CDS encoding transposase, which encodes MRDTELKERIQYVYASNYRVYGARKIWRELNRQGHAVARCTVERLMRELGIQGAVRGRSVITTIPGGQVQRAPDLVDRDFVAIAPNRCWVADFTHVKTWSATVYVAFVVDTFSRRIVGWSAATVKETVFVLDALEMAIWQRDRDQQPVRPGDLIHHSDAGSQYTSFKLAEHLDAAGIAASIGSVGDAYDNALMESTIGLFKTELIKPRRPWKTLSQVELATAEWADWYNHRRLHGEIGHIPPVEYEANYYTELTKPQVITTI
- a CDS encoding ATP-binding protein; the encoded protein is MRSTSSDRYLPTTARAVKIVVLGPFAVGKTTYVGSVSEIRPMRTEEQMTRAGQLVDDLGGLESKQTTTVAMDFGRLTLTDDIVLYLFGAPGQPRFRNMVRSLMEGALGGLVLADTRRLDESFSAIDLLEEARLPYTVAVNSFDDAPRYSDAELRESMDLDEDTPLVWLDARHLDSAKQGLIALVAEILRRPTLETVR
- a CDS encoding N-acetyltransferase GCN5 encodes the protein MNTLVTRAISTWRLDLLPLHVEHAEEMAAVLSDPALRTFIGGTPETPQALRSRYQRMTAGSPDPALSWLNWVIRLRGEFCLTGTVQATVSPSGHGPIAEIAWVVGTPWQGRGIASEAARGLVDWLSQQPVHTVIAHIHPEHQASVAVATAAGLTPTDEWHDGEIRWHRSIRR
- a CDS encoding cytochrome P450, with amino-acid sequence MTMAPLPPVSLDRSGHLLYEQTDQLRDAGPAVRVQLPGQLTAWSVTRGEVAKQLLIHPQISKNPRTSWPGYQPGAIPWLTSFVDVTSMLTHDGSDHKRLRSLVSKAFTAHRIKALRPSVEAIVSDLLDNLATFKAGAVVDLRTLFAYQVPTRFMCDLFGVPANQRPHMLRLIDAVLDSSATVEQAAATGRELFPAMRTLIETRRASPGADMTSLLLANHEEGGDQLSEDELISTLMLMLGAGSETTVSLIDHGVHAMLTHPDQLAAVLADPDRWGDVIEESLRLHPPIMHLPLRYATADIDLGQGITLRAGDLVLIGFGAHGRDPRTHHEPETFDIDRHDKQHLAFGHGIHHCLGAPLARMEADIALRALFTRFPETALAAPDTKIPPQASFIANDYRELPVVLSPFAAGSQN
- a CDS encoding transposase: MARPSRYPLELRRRAVRMVAEVRDDYPNETTALQAVADKLGIGSRETLRNWVKQQEIDAGQRPGTTTEESAQLKALKKENAELKRANEILKAAASFFAAELDRPQTRS